A single genomic interval of Desulfobacterales bacterium harbors:
- a CDS encoding type II toxin-antitoxin system Phd/YefM family antitoxin, which yields MKFLSVRDLKGKSAQIWRELPEEKEMVLTSNGRPIAILSSINEDNLEQVLSAFRRARAIEAVAALQYGSAARDTGKLTIKEIDKEIMVVRTQRKK from the coding sequence TTCGTGATTTAAAAGGAAAATCTGCTCAAATATGGAGGGAGCTGCCTGAAGAAAAAGAGATGGTTCTGACCAGCAACGGGAGGCCCATCGCAATTCTGAGTTCGATTAATGAAGATAATCTGGAACAGGTATTATCGGCATTTCGCCGGGCTCGCGCCATAGAAGCTGTAGCAGCGCTTCAATATGGATCAGCTGCCAGAGATACCGGTAAGCTCACAATAAAAGAAATTGACAAGGAAATCATGGTGGTTCGCACACAGAGAAAAAAATGA
- a CDS encoding putative toxin-antitoxin system toxin component, PIN family: MKIVLDTNILVSGLLTPFGTSGEIIRMVSSGQLSLCYDARILTEYRDVLLRPRFQFNHEHSSSLLYYIQHAGQVYPTQPLPNPLPDPDDEPFLEVAIAGKASCLITGNKVHFPKSHLQGMKVFSPTDFLRYWGKRNATEQSH, from the coding sequence ATGAAAATCGTCTTGGATACGAACATCCTGGTTTCGGGTCTGCTCACCCCATTTGGTACGAGTGGTGAAATCATAAGGATGGTTTCATCGGGGCAGCTTTCTTTATGTTACGATGCAAGGATTTTGACGGAATATAGAGATGTGCTTCTTCGTCCCCGCTTCCAGTTTAACCATGAGCATAGTTCTTCGCTGCTTTACTACATCCAACATGCTGGTCAGGTCTATCCGACACAACCATTGCCGAATCCATTACCGGATCCGGACGACGAGCCATTTTTAGAAGTAGCCATTGCAGGCAAGGCATCCTGTTTGATCACGGGTAATAAAGTGCATTTCCCCAAAAGTCATTTGCAAGGCATGAAGGTTTTTTCCCCAACCGATTTTCTCAGGTATTGGGGGAAAAGGAACGCTACAGAACAATCGCATTGA
- a CDS encoding type II toxin-antitoxin system RelE/ParE family toxin: MAYRLTRKAIEDIIAIFAEGAHRFSLDQAEKYHVGLERIFLLLSDNPELARSRLEISPPVRVYPYGSHLIIYLVEENRDVLIVRVRHGHEDWLDQDLP; this comes from the coding sequence ATGGCCTATCGACTGACCCGCAAGGCCATCGAAGATATCATCGCCATCTTTGCTGAAGGTGCCCACCGGTTCAGCCTTGATCAAGCAGAAAAGTATCATGTCGGATTGGAGCGGATCTTTTTGCTCCTCTCCGACAACCCGGAACTAGCCAGAAGTCGTTTGGAAATTTCTCCTCCCGTTCGTGTTTATCCCTATGGCTCTCATCTGATTATTTATCTGGTCGAAGAAAACCGGGACGTCCTGATCGTTCGTGTCCGCCACGGACACGAAGATTGGCTGGATCAAGACCTGCCATGA